In Sodalis ligni, a single genomic region encodes these proteins:
- the rplL gene encoding 50S ribosomal protein L7/L12 translates to MSITKEQILDAVAEMSVMDVVELISMMETKFGVSAATAVAVAAGPAEVVEEKTEFDVVLTAIGGNKVSVIKAVRSATGLGLKEAKDLVESAPATMKEGVNKDDAEALKKALEEAGASVEIK, encoded by the coding sequence ATGTCTATCACTAAAGAACAAATTCTGGACGCAGTTGCTGAAATGTCCGTTATGGACGTGGTTGAACTGATCTCCATGATGGAAACCAAATTCGGCGTTTCTGCCGCCACCGCGGTTGCTGTTGCTGCCGGCCCGGCTGAAGTTGTTGAAGAAAAGACCGAATTTGACGTTGTCCTGACCGCTATCGGCGGTAACAAGGTATCCGTTATCAAAGCCGTTCGTAGCGCCACCGGTCTGGGCCTGAAAGAAGCCAAAGACCTGGTTGAATCCGCTCCGGCGACCATGAAAGAAGGCGTTAACAAAGACGACGCCGAAGCTCTTAAGAAAGCCCTGGAAGAAGCGGGTGCTTCTGTTGAGATCAAATAA
- the rplJ gene encoding 50S ribosomal protein L10: MALNLQDKQAIVAEVSEVAKGALSAVVADSRGVTVGKMTELRKAGREAGVYMRVVRNTLLRRVVEGTPFECLKDTFVGPTLIAFSNEHPGAAARLFKAFAKENAKFEVKAAAFEGEVITAANIDRLATLPTYDEAIARLMSAMKEASAGKLVRTLAALRDQKEAA; the protein is encoded by the coding sequence ATGGCATTAAATCTTCAAGACAAACAAGCGATTGTTGCTGAAGTCAGCGAAGTGGCCAAAGGCGCGCTGTCTGCTGTCGTTGCGGATTCTCGCGGCGTTACAGTAGGTAAAATGACTGAACTGCGTAAAGCAGGTCGTGAAGCCGGCGTATACATGCGTGTTGTTCGCAACACCTTGCTGCGTCGCGTCGTGGAAGGCACTCCGTTTGAATGCCTGAAAGACACGTTTGTCGGTCCGACCCTGATTGCATTTTCTAACGAACACCCGGGCGCAGCCGCTCGCCTGTTCAAGGCTTTCGCCAAAGAAAACGCAAAATTCGAGGTTAAAGCAGCAGCCTTTGAAGGTGAAGTTATCACGGCGGCCAATATCGATCGCCTGGCAACTCTGCCGACTTACGATGAAGCTATCGCACGCCTGATGTCGGCCATGAAAGAAGCCTCCGCAGGCAAACTGGTCCGTACTCTTGCTGCACTGCGCGATCAGAAAGAAGCGGCTTAA